The segment CTgttgactgataatgataataataatgattagaatattgatgataatgaaaattgtaataatgatgatgatgatattaataacaatgatgataataataatgataataataataataataataataataataataataataataataatgataataatagtaataagttggTTTTATAGGAAGGTAAAACTTCTGGACTACACTTATATTCTGACAGATGGCCTACACCCTCAATtcaaaataatgtgtatatatgtatatatttgtatatatatatgattatatgtatgtataaatatatatatatacatatatatacttacatacatacatatgtgtatatatatacatatatacatatatacatatatacatatatacatgtacatacatacatacacatatatatatatatacataaatatattatattttcatgcatgcatgtgtgtgtgtgtgtgtgtgtgtgtgtgtgtgtgtgtgtgtgtgtgtgtgtgtgtgtgtgtgtatatatatttatatataaatatatatatatttatatatatatatttatatactgtatatatatatatttatatatacatatatatatttaatatatatatacacattatatatatatatatttatttatatatatatatatataaactcacacacaaggAAACACAGCTGTAATAAGAAAGGTAATGGAAGATGTAAccgttctttattttttcacatgTAATTTTGTGTTTTGCCAATATTGCCTTTAAATATCATGGGAAACTGGGAAACTGGCATTTCAGTGTTATATAACAACAGTAGTGAATTGGCTTTTTAAGATTGGAAAAATAGCACTGATTGTCTCTATATCTTTCATTTAGCTCATTGGCAACTGTAGTGAATGTATgatattagtttattatttttattttctgccaGATGGCTCCTGAACTATTTAGTCACCAAGTCAAATAGTAGGCTTACCTGATTTTTCGTATTTTCCCCATTCCTAGAATTTTtggaaagaggtgtgtgtgtgtgtgtgtgtgtgtgtgtgtgtgtgtgtgtgtgtgtgtgtgtgtgtgtgtgtgtgtgtgtgtgtgtgtgtgtgtttaggcttactattattattgttaagattattataattagaagTAAAGTCTATCTTcaaaaaaattcaaggaataaGGTAAACAGATGAGGtcaggtaggcctagtaattgactccttggtgactaatgaATTGTGaatccatctatgtgtagacaAAATTGGCAAAACAAATGTATAGTAAATAGTGGGTGTACCTGGCACCAATGGGTTAAGTTTTGATAAACTCTTACAATAAGAATTCAGAGCAGATATTAAATTACTTGAGATGTATCGCAAATAATATTCTTTTGGTTTTATTGCATGGCAGCCAAATGAAATATGAGGAATGATTAGCTGAGATAAAAGTTAATGGGTGAGTCTTATGGATCTTTTCATCATTGCAGAAAGTGAAGAATTGTTATGTGTTTAGTTTTGTATTTCTGCATTTTACTATAAGGAAAATCTTGGCTCTCTAATTTTGTGCATATACACTACATTGGTGTACAatttttttcttgtgaattttCTATTCTTTAGCTTCACATCATTGGGTGTAGATGTAGCTTAGACGATGACTTTGGCTAGAGTCTAAGATTTAGCAGAGTTTGCAGCCATTGGGAAATATAAAACAGTGAATCAAAATGCCTAAATATCCTCAAGTAAATTTACAGTCTTCATTTTACATTGGAGTTAATATTTTCAAACTGTAACTCTTTTATTCACATAAGATATAGATTAAAAGAAGGCTTTGTTAAACAAGTAAACCTGTTGTGTATCAGTAGTCATGTAGGCAAAGAATAAAAAGGACTTTGCCATACTaacagaagggagaagagagtttGGCAGTAGTGCTACAGGCTGTTGGTCTCCTCTTTTGTCCTAAAGATTGTTAATACAAGAGATTTaagttttaggattttttttttcattttttcttgttttctttttttctttttttttcaaatagttgTTCCTCAAAAGGGAAGAACTGTTTGTCTGTACCTCTTTGTACCTTATATATATTGGGTACTTATGGTTAAGATGATGTAGTGTAGTAATATTAATTGCAATAGTTTTACATAAATTACCCATTATTCTTCAGGAACAAACTTCAGCTTCTACCCAGATGGTTCTCACCTGACTGTAGTAGATCCTAATCCGTATTTCGCTGATTACTACATGCAGAACAGGAAGAAGTTTCCTAACATTAAAGCGGAAACCGTTATTGTTTCATATGGTAAGTTTGTTAAAAGTGCATCGTTATCAGAAAGAACGATCCTGATATctgtttttcccattttttaaatatttttgttattcttgaaTGTGAAGgcacaaaagtaaaaataaggaagTTAGTATTAATGTTTTTACCAGAAATAATACTTCACCAATAACAGAAGTGTATACTTCTAGCCATCAGATATAGAAAAGAATGAATTTACTATAAATTAGTGAACAATCCTCTCCACAGTCTGAAATTCATTCTAATATGAGGTCATGTTAAAATGCATAGTCAGACTGTTAAGTACTGAAAAGTGTGTCATATGCGCATAAATTATTAAAAGTCGGATCAATACACATGTAGATTTCTTTTAATCTCATGGGCTACTGTCAatgaaaacatgataaaaaatagaTTTGGTATTagttattggtgtttttttttttttattattattatttttttttttttcatttaattattcaaATCACTAATAGTGACTATCTGATATTTAGGAAATGGCAAGCTTCATTGAATTTTATATACTAAATGTTTCTGcattgctaaaaataatgattataatagagtGATCATAGCCATAAGTAAAATCGAGATGGCAAAGTCATGTCTTAAAGGAATTATTCACGGTATTAACTTTTCCTTTGACATTCTTTAAATATTCAAATTTTAATAGCAACTGTAATTACATTTTCAAAGATATGTTGATATACTAATATAAGGAATTCATTATGTATTTTAAAGATATCTGTTTCTGCCATTTCCAATtaacagtttttctttttttcgataaTTAAGGTGAAGATATGGACATGGTAGAAAGCGAAAGTGTGGACGCCGTAGTTATTACACTTGTTTTATGCAGTGTCCAGGATGTTGCCAAAGTCGTCAGCCAGATCAAACGAGTCCTTGTTCCGGTAAGTGATGGTCACGTCTTTCATGTTGTGATATTTTCAAGGAATGTATACATTTAGTTTCTTCACATTTTAATGAGTTTGCTCGATTACTCTGTATATATCTACTGTAGAATTAAAATgcattttaacttttttattgttattgttagtttttatcAGCCTTTTCCCTAGAACAGAAATATAGATCTAAATAATGTCTTTTCTGTGGTTATAGATGGATTTACATCAGTTCTATATATCTCATTTCTGTTGTTAAAATTGTATATAAAGGcaataataccaacagtaatgTATAGACAAATTCAAGTAGAATAGTATCTcagtaaagagaaaaatacaaagtaCATTTTAAACCTCAATTATTCTTCTGGCAGTAACACCAGAATTTTGATTGTGGCTTTAGAGGATTCTAGATTCATTCAAACCTtccacatttttctttttgttatctttttttttcttttttttctcccctttcctttcacttcgtATATACATCAGAATCTTTCAGTAATTCAAATTATTTTTGATGCAAATATTTGTTTAGGTACATTATTATAGATAACTCATCAGATTTATCTTCTTGCAGGGTGGAAAGTTTTACTTTATAGAACACATTCAAGAATGGAACCGGAGTTCTCACGGTTATCGCTGGTTCATTCAAAATCTTTTGACGTGGTCCAGGATTTGGCCTTTCTTTTTCGAGGGTTGCAACCTGAACCGCAATCCCCTTCCATTCATACAGTCAGTAGGTTTCTCTGATGTTCAGTACGAGAGATTATATGCTCCTATGCCTGCCAAAGTTTTTATGGTTGCATCTCCTCATGTAAAGGGTATTGCCACAAAATAGGGTTTTTAACGGCAATTGGGAAAGGCTATAGGTTTTTAATGTGATGGTGTGCTTTATTCTCCGTGGTACTATTTTTATACCTTAAAATGCTcatttgaaaatatgtatatattttattgattttttaaaatgataaagGAGGACATGAAGGAGAGTAATTGTATTTCATACTACTGTATTACATGGTTATAAAATTGTTAATATTCTGTCATGTAAAttgatcatgtgtatatatagaaaacaaaTCTGTATTGTGATTAAAGACAGTATTCACATATGTACTGAGAAGGAGTCATGTAAGAACTCACATTAGCTGAATTCTTAAAATTGCAGAAGAAAGTGTCTGCTTATATCTGAATATAATGGACATGCTTACTGGTCAGTATCTGATTCACAATACCATGTGTAATAGCTATATGTATCAtattaatggtaaaaattatgaattgttaaaattatttgttttgtaaataatgtatttaataaatatacaaaattctCTACATCACTTTCTGAACCTCTTTGAGTCTTAGTTCCAAGAAAATATGAATGGTTGATGTAtgatatcattttatattatatacccCATGTGTAAAATGCAACAATGTATATAAGGAAAATGTTGACTAAAGAAGATATAAAACAATATTTGCAATGGTACACATTTTACATgttgtgcagaaaaaaaaagacatctacTTCATTTgaccaaaaaaatattaattcaagAGGGGTTTTATTCAACCATAATATATACTTGCCTATGGAATTGCAATTTAGTCCTAAGCCCTCTGTATGACTCCATCATCTATTCATTGAAAATTATTAGATAATATAAAAGTTAAGTAACTACTGATTAAAACTGTGCGCCTTTCATGTACAATTTACAGTGGCGTTAATTTAAATGGATAGTATAATGTATCTGTACCCTGTATATAGCCAGATTACTCTACTGCCTCTGAAGTCCACAAATTTAGACTTCTTGTCACATTATCATGGGATTCATCTCTTTGTTGGTCACACAGTGCTTTCATAGAGCTATGAGAGAAACTTCAAACTTTTTCTGTAACCCTGACATGGTGATGCTTGGATTTTACATAAGCATCAATTTAATCAGTTAAAAACTCAAAACTTTGCAGCTGCGCCACCCTTGCCTGAAAGGCTGCCCTTGCTATCAACTGTCAAATTCAGGGATGCCTACA is part of the Penaeus chinensis breed Huanghai No. 1 chromosome 2, ASM1920278v2, whole genome shotgun sequence genome and harbors:
- the LOC125032262 gene encoding putative methyltransferase-like protein 7A, whose translation is MNSVFEKNLSYETLKEAASVLRNYASEHRGLGYIACGAVVFGFGPTLRKKFFAWFNNQVTKMKNEEYEALKKEAFAALAEQKSSDPEFQKANALKILEIGVGSGTNFSFYPDGSHLTVVDPNPYFADYYMQNRKKFPNIKAETVIVSYGEDMDMVESESVDAVVITLVLCSVQDVAKVVSQIKRVLVPGGKFYFIEHIQEWNRSSHGYRWFIQNLLTWSRIWPFFFEGCNLNRNPLPFIQSVGFSDVQYERLYAPMPAKVFMVASPHVKGIATK